Proteins encoded in a region of the Desulfonauticus submarinus genome:
- a CDS encoding glycosyltransferase — protein sequence MEVCFYSTLKDKGGAARVVNLLSKFLSKKGHIIRHFSEEENNISFEHKSAIWHFHTLLNWSNILASLPKKDKIVITAHDFRVFSGGCVFPVNCVQWEQKCENCPQQIFNATKIFEFQKKILFSIKPLIIVPSNWLKKILKKIMPWLKVKVIPNGVEVEYIHPQFDLLRYKQKLVLFVAHGGLKAGFKGGGSWLSIWNRIKVEHPDAKGIVIGDVEKKQVQDVLILPYLSSAAVWKVMERASLFLYPTLADNYPLVILEAMAAGLPVLAYGVGGINEQIDSNKTGFLIEPFSQEDLIKQAILLLQHASKLKEVGQLAREKATKYFSWQKMGYRYLKEYEKLDG from the coding sequence ATGGAAGTTTGTTTTTATTCTACTTTAAAAGACAAGGGAGGAGCGGCTAGAGTAGTCAATTTATTGTCTAAGTTTCTCTCTAAAAAAGGGCACATAATTAGACATTTTTCTGAAGAAGAGAATAATATCTCTTTTGAACATAAGAGTGCCATTTGGCATTTTCATACTTTGCTTAATTGGTCTAATATTTTAGCTTCTCTCCCTAAAAAAGATAAGATTGTGATTACTGCTCATGATTTTAGAGTATTTAGTGGTGGCTGTGTGTTCCCTGTTAATTGTGTTCAGTGGGAGCAAAAGTGTGAAAATTGTCCACAGCAGATTTTTAATGCTACAAAAATTTTTGAGTTTCAAAAGAAAATACTTTTTTCTATAAAACCTTTAATTATAGTGCCTTCTAATTGGTTAAAAAAGATATTAAAAAAGATAATGCCTTGGTTAAAAGTGAAAGTAATTCCAAATGGAGTGGAAGTAGAGTATATTCATCCTCAGTTCGACCTTTTAAGATATAAACAGAAATTGGTATTATTTGTAGCTCATGGTGGACTCAAGGCAGGTTTTAAAGGTGGTGGTTCATGGTTATCTATTTGGAATAGAATAAAAGTAGAACATCCAGATGCTAAGGGGATTGTTATTGGCGATGTTGAGAAAAAACAAGTTCAAGATGTATTAATTTTACCGTACCTTTCTAGTGCAGCTGTTTGGAAGGTAATGGAGAGAGCTTCTCTGTTTTTATATCCCACTTTAGCTGACAATTATCCTTTAGTTATTCTAGAGGCAATGGCTGCGGGACTTCCTGTGCTTGCTTATGGGGTGGGTGGTATAAATGAGCAAATTGATTCTAATAAAACAGGTTTTTTAATAGAACCGTTTTCCCAAGAAGACTTGATAAAACAAGCCATTTTGCTATTACAACATGCTTCAAAATTAAAAGAAGTAGGACAACTCGCCCGAGAAAAAGCTACAAAGTATTTTTCTTGGCAAAAAATGGGGTATCGTTATTTAAAAGAATATGAAAAATTAGATGGGTAA